Proteins co-encoded in one Capsicum annuum cultivar UCD-10X-F1 chromosome 9, UCD10Xv1.1, whole genome shotgun sequence genomic window:
- the LOC107842622 gene encoding uncharacterized protein LOC107842622: MKKAMGSKIKIDIPIGKGRPIQPNQSAKLSNELRIVARNFLPLSNKWKELTREDKDATLIRCQKRCEINKVNQTKFKSNHFMGSKAFVPARVEIGEKEHEGVEPDRIEFYKHTHYTSEKGWSSEEAETNYNNMTDLKALYTSGEFSMTIDEIVDAVLRTKSGYIKGLGYGPKPNTTRSTQRRMTELEDSLKKAK, from the exons atgaagaaggcTATGGGAAGCAAGATTAAAATAGATATCCCGATTGGTAAAGGAAGGCCAATACAGCCAAATCAATCAGCCAAACTATCCAATGAATTAAGGATAGTTGCTCGCAATTTTCTTCCACTTTCAAATAAGTGGAAGGAACTTACAAGAGAGGACAAAGATGCAACACTAATTAGATGCCAA AAACGATGTGAAATAAACAAGGTCAATCAAACTAAGTTTAAATCTAATCATTTCATGGGATCAAAAGCGTTTGTACCAGCTCGTGTTGAAATT GGTGAAAAGGAACATGAGGGTGTAGAGCCTGACCGGATTGAGTTCTACAAGCATACTCATTACACAAGTGAAAAAGGATGGTCATCTGAAGAAGCTGAGACTAACTAT AACAACATGACAGATTTAAAAGCTCTTTATACTTCTGGAGAGTTTTCCATGACTATTGATGAAATTGTGGATGCTGTGCTTCGTACAAAGTCGGGGTACATAAAAGGTCTTGGTTATGGTCCTAAACCTAATACTACAAGATCAACACAAAGAAGAATGACAGAGTTAGAAGACTCCCTCAAAAAGGCAAAATAG